One window of the Acaryochloris sp. CCMEE 5410 genome contains the following:
- the grxC gene encoding glutaredoxin 3 yields the protein MTAKVEIYTWAACPFCIQAKQLLDSKNINFTEYGIDGDEMARSEMAERAFGRRSLPQIFINDEHIGGCDDLYELEGQGKLDSLLQA from the coding sequence ATGACTGCAAAAGTAGAAATTTATACTTGGGCCGCCTGCCCGTTTTGTATTCAAGCCAAGCAGCTACTGGATAGCAAAAACATCAACTTTACTGAATATGGCATTGATGGAGATGAAATGGCTCGCTCTGAAATGGCTGAACGAGCCTTTGGACGGCGCTCCCTACCACAAATCTTTATCAATGATGAGCATATTGGGGGGTGTGATGATCTTTATGAGCTAGAGGGACAAGGTAAACTGGATTCGCTGTTGCAAGCTTAA